The Acidimicrobiales bacterium region GGTCCAGGCGGCGGCCGGCATCGCCGCCGGAGAGTCGGGTGGGGCGGGGCGGTCGGTGACGCGACAGCGACCGGGAGACCCAGGTGATGAAGAGCAACCCGGCGCTCTTCCTTGTCAGCTGCTCGACCACGGGACCGGGTATCTGGCCGCCGCCGCCGTTCTCGACGGGCTGCGCCGCCAGGCCGAGGGCCGGACCGGCACCCACGTCCGCCGCCTGTCGCTGGCCCGGACGGCGGCCTGGCTGGTCGGCCACCCCGCAGAGGATCCGCAGCGAGCACCGGTGGGGCCGCCGGATGACGACGGGGCCGGGATGGTGAGCATCCGCCAGGGGCCCGACGAGATCCGGATGGTCGCCCCTCCGGGCGCCCTCGACGGGATCCCGCTGCGCTGGCCCGGTCCCCCGGCCCGCTACGGCACCGACGCGCCGGCGTGGTCAGACGGCTGAACCCGACCCGCCGGGCGGGCGTGGTGACGCGGCCGGCGGCAGCCGGTGGGAGACGCGGTCAGGCCGCTGAGCGTGATCTCTTGGAGGAGCTCTTGGACGTCTTGGCGGAACCGGAGCGCCGCTTGGAGGCCGGCGCCCGGCGGGCCTGATCCTTCTGGGCCGGGGCCTTCTTGGCCCGGCTGGTGGACGCCTTGGCGCCGGCCCGCCCGCCCTTCCGCTCGTTGGCCGGGTCACCTTCTGCCTCGTCGTCGGCGGCCGACAGCTCCTCGGCCATCTTCTCCAGCGCCGGCTCCAGGCCGCCCCGGGAGCGGGCCGCCTTGAGGCTGGCCTCGAGCGCCCCCATCAGGTCGGCCATCTCGGCCCGGGCCGCCGGGGCCTCCTCCACGACGATGTCCTTGCCCTTCTCGTGGGCCCTGATCAGCTGGCGGACCTCTTCGGTGTAGGTGTCCGTGTAGCGCTCGGGCTTCCACGGTCCCGACAGCGAGTCGATGATCTGGTTGGCCAGCCGGAGCTCCTTGGCGTCGGGCTTGGTCGACTTCGACGGCAGGCCGTCGATGTCGGAGCGGCCCACGACCTCGTCGGCAAAGCGCATCGTCGACATGGCCAGCGCGTGGTCACGCGGCCGGATGGCGGCGAGGTACTGCTTGTTCCGCATGACCACCATCCCGATGCCGACCCGGTTCCGGTCCTCCATGGCCGTCACCAGGAGCCGGTAGGCGCGGGTGGCC contains the following coding sequences:
- a CDS encoding Ku protein, with protein sequence MARAIWSGSVSFGLVNIPVKVYSAVRDHSVRFHQVDKRSGSRIRYEKVAEKTGKQVDSEQIELGYEVDKGKLVVVDPGELDELRPRTTRTIDITDFVELSEVDPAFYNRTYWLVPDGEAATRAYRLLVTAMEDRNRVGIGMVVMRNKQYLAAIRPRDHALAMSTMRFADEVVGRSDIDGLPSKSTKPDAKELRLANQIIDSLSGPWKPERYTDTYTEEVRQLIRAHEKGKDIVVEEAPAARAEMADLMGALEASLKAARSRGGLEPALEKMAEELSAADDEAEGDPANERKGGRAGAKASTSRAKKAPAQKDQARRAPASKRRSGSAKTSKSSSKRSRSAA